A genome region from bacterium SCSIO 12844 includes the following:
- a CDS encoding Bax inhibitor-1/YccA family protein: protein MFNKPNNGWDPNKNQWNQNQAQVKTDFHTAGRGQSVLSQNRILRSTYMMLSATLIFSALMSFIAMATQAAPINPIFTLIVYFALLFGISATRRSVMGIVLTFALTGFLGWTLGPILNFYIAAFSNGAELIMMALGGTGLIFFGLSALALNPNRNFTGIGSFLAIGAIVALVGIVVNLFLQMPAIYMALSILIAFISGGYILWQTNMIVRGGETNYIMATVTLYISILNIFLTLLQFLGMFMGNRN, encoded by the coding sequence TCAAGCACAGGTTAAAACAGATTTTCATACTGCTGGCCGTGGTCAGTCTGTACTTTCACAAAATCGTATACTTAGAAGTACGTATATGATGCTATCTGCTACACTGATATTTAGTGCTTTAATGTCGTTTATTGCTATGGCAACACAAGCTGCACCAATTAACCCGATATTTACGTTAATTGTTTATTTTGCATTATTATTTGGTATTAGTGCAACTCGTCGCAGTGTTATGGGTATTGTCTTAACTTTCGCATTAACAGGCTTTTTAGGTTGGACACTAGGCCCGATCCTTAACTTCTACATTGCTGCGTTCAGTAATGGTGCTGAGTTAATTATGATGGCTTTAGGTGGCACTGGGTTAATTTTCTTTGGACTTTCTGCACTTGCGTTAAACCCAAATAGAAACTTCACCGGTATTGGCTCATTTTTAGCCATTGGTGCTATTGTCGCATTGGTTGGTATTGTGGTTAATTTATTTTTACAAATGCCTGCTATTTATATGGCATTATCAATATTAATCGCATTTATCTCTGGTGGCTATATCTTATGGCAAACTAACATGATTGTACGCGGTGGTGAGACTAACTATATCATGGCAACTGTGACACTTTATATTTCAATTTTAAATATATTCTTAACACTATTACAGTTCCTTGGCATGTTTATGGGCAACCGTAACTAA
- the tusD gene encoding sulfurtransferase complex subunit TusD, which translates to MIFTLIIRSHPLTDQGSQSAYHFAKALYSQGHRIQCVFFYQNGIYHAQNYSLPADEPNITQLWLQLAKEYDFELTACTTACQKRGITNEHFPVAGLGQLSSSMLASERVIEF; encoded by the coding sequence ATGATTTTTACACTAATTATTCGATCTCATCCTTTAACAGACCAAGGTAGCCAATCTGCTTATCACTTTGCAAAAGCACTTTATAGCCAAGGTCATAGGATTCAGTGCGTATTTTTCTACCAAAATGGCATCTATCATGCACAAAATTACAGTTTACCTGCAGATGAACCAAATATTACCCAACTATGGCTACAATTAGCTAAAGAATATGACTTTGAGCTAACCGCATGTACGACAGCCTGTCAAAAGCGTGGTATTACAAATGAGCACTTTCCAGTTGCAGGTCTTGGTCAATTATCATCGAGTATGTTAGCCTCAGAGCGTGTTATAGAGTTTTAA
- the tusC gene encoding sulfurtransferase complex subunit TusC, with product MKVLSVIIRSTPYQNYLAEIQDLILAQSAFFDHLNILFIHQGVLQLINQQNPPKLTHKNFSNIYKTFRLYDIDSIYVDEQSLKQFNLQSNQLLLDSKIIANAEVKQILDQSNFILNY from the coding sequence ATGAAAGTATTAAGCGTTATTATTCGATCTACCCCTTATCAAAATTATCTTGCTGAGATACAAGATCTTATTCTTGCGCAGTCAGCTTTTTTTGATCATTTAAACATCCTATTTATCCATCAAGGTGTATTACAACTGATTAATCAGCAAAACCCACCTAAATTAACACATAAGAACTTCTCCAATATCTATAAGACTTTTAGATTATATGATATTGACTCAATCTATGTGGATGAGCAATCTCTAAAGCAATTTAATCTTCAAAGTAATCAACTTTTACTTGATAGTAAAATAATTGCAAATGCAGAAGTTAAACAAATTCTCGACCAAAGCAATTTTATTCTAAACTATTGA
- a CDS encoding FUSC family protein: MSELKYYTLIRYIQISLAFAFAIWISLFFNLERSYWIPMTVMIMFGPFEEGTVAIRVKERMLGTLIGLLFGILLVSLLQFSELLLYVLPLIIFFVAYFIISNYVIACAFVTIMVIFIFAMINPQDTSPLQFGFDRMIDTVIAGIICVGFEVMFRPAKLTAQTIKISIEDLLKAYSAHLAHLLESLAKDEQISFEHVNRFNESIMQFQKQIDLSKYRFYKASFSQRKLDKIQNSLHEIRVELSVIHYLAKFYHDQLKRLYNKNIQIFQSLIHCYQTESVTGQPLKEIIDVDSLVYDENQQSEVMLIESVSKIHRLFLTVFSCSIDQ; the protein is encoded by the coding sequence ATGTCTGAATTAAAATACTATACCTTAATTCGATATATACAGATTTCACTTGCTTTTGCATTTGCCATTTGGATTTCATTATTTTTTAATCTTGAGAGAAGTTATTGGATTCCAATGACAGTAATGATTATGTTTGGCCCATTTGAAGAAGGTACTGTAGCTATACGCGTTAAAGAGCGAATGCTTGGGACATTAATTGGGCTTTTATTTGGCATCTTACTTGTTTCTCTTTTACAGTTTAGTGAGTTGTTATTGTATGTATTACCGTTGATTATATTTTTTGTTGCTTACTTTATTATCAGTAATTATGTCATTGCTTGCGCCTTTGTTACCATTATGGTGATTTTTATTTTTGCGATGATTAATCCGCAAGATACTTCACCATTACAATTTGGCTTTGATCGTATGATTGATACGGTTATTGCGGGCATCATTTGTGTTGGTTTTGAAGTAATGTTTCGCCCGGCAAAATTAACTGCACAAACCATTAAGATTTCAATAGAAGATTTACTAAAAGCCTATAGTGCTCATTTAGCACATCTTTTGGAATCTTTAGCAAAGGATGAACAAATTTCATTTGAACATGTTAATCGATTTAATGAGTCAATTATGCAGTTTCAAAAGCAAATTGACTTGTCTAAATATCGATTTTATAAAGCAAGTTTTAGTCAGAGAAAGCTAGATAAAATTCAAAACTCACTTCATGAGATTAGGGTTGAATTATCAGTGATACATTATTTAGCTAAATTTTATCATGATCAATTAAAGAGATTATATAATAAAAATATTCAAATTTTTCAAAGTTTAATTCATTGCTATCAAACAGAATCTGTAACAGGGCAGCCGCTAAAAGAAATTATTGATGTTGACTCACTTGTATATGATGAAAATCAGCAATCAGAAGTGATGTTAATAGAGTCAGTAAGTAAGATTCATCGTTTATTCTTAACGGTGTTTTCTTGTTCAATTGATCAATAG